The Stutzerimonas stutzeri DNA window GAAGCCGATGCGGTTGTCACTGATGACGCGATACTCCAGCGTCTGGCCCGCCTGCACCTGCGCCAGCTTCTCGCGGCGCAGGCTGAGCTTGCCGCACAGGGTGTCATCCAGCGGATCGGTGCCGATGCTGACGATCCGCGCGCCAGCCGGCACTTGGAAACGCACCACCTCGCCGACATGGATGCGTGCCGCCAGCTGGCGATCGATCAGCACGGCGATGTAGCAGCCGCCGCCGCGCAGGCCGAAATCCCGCGTCACCACCACTTCGCCGCCGTTTTCCAGCGGCTGCTGATAGGCCAGCACCCGCTCGGCCGGCACCGGCTCGATGTCTTCGGCATCGGGCTGCCACGACGAGCAGCCGGCCAGCGAAAGCAGTGCGGTGAAGACAAGCAACGGGCGCATGGGAACTCCTTGTGCGGAAGACGAAGCGGCGAGCCGGACGATCGAGCATGCCAGAGCGGCGGATGATTGCTAGAGTCAGACCCTAGTTTCGTATCGATGACGGCAGGCAACGTGAACAACCCGGACGACGACCAACCCCGCTTCTGGCGCGACGACGCCCTGCCCTTTCTGGAGGCGCGCGCCGTCGCCGATGGTCGCAAGGTCTGCTATGCCGCGCACTGTCACGAGACATTTTCCATCGGTGCGATCACTGCCGGCGCCAGCACCTACTTCAACGGTGACGCCCGCGCACGGATCAGCCGCGGCACCCTGGTGCTGATCAATCCGCAGACCGTGCATGCCTGCAACCCCATCGACGGCCAGCCTTGGTCGTACCTGATGTTCTATGTCGATGCGCACTGGCTGGGGGCGCTGCAGCACGAGCTGGGGGCGAGCAGCGATGGCCGCTTCGTGCCCTATGCCGCCATTCAAAGCGTCGATCCGCGGCTGTTCGGTGCGCTGACGCAGCTTCATGCCTGCCTGACCGATCCGCAGGGCGAGACGCTGCACAAGCAGAGTCTCGCGGTCGAGTTCTTCACCCAGCTGCAACAGACGCTGGCCCCGGCTCCGCACGGGGCGACCAGCGAGCCGCTGCGACAGCTGCGGCTCGCCGCCGAATATATCGCCGAGCATTGCACCCAAGCCCTGCGCCTGGAGGACATCTGCCAGGCCGCCGGATTGTCGCCGTCCTACCTGATCCGCGCCTTCAAGCAGCACTACGGCATGACCCCGCACGCCTATCTGCTCAACCGCCGCATCCAGCGCAGCCAGCACTGGCTGCGCCAGGGGCGTGAGCTGGCAGAGGTGGCCCTGGCCGCGGGTTTCGCCGATCAGGCGCACTTCCAGCGCACCTTCAAGCGCCAGCTGGCGGCGACTCCCGGGCAGTACCGCGACCGTGTCGCCAGGGCCGCGCGGCACTAGCCCAGCAGCAGATAGAGCGCGCTGGCGGCCAGCAGCAATGCCATGCTGCGATTCAACCAGCGAACCCGTGCCGGTTCCTGCAGATAGCGACCAAGCAAGGCACCGGCGCCCGCCCAGCAGGCGATGGAGGCGTAGCAGATCAGGAAGTAGAGGCCGGCGAACAGCCATATCCGCAGCACATCACCGTTCGCCGCGAACAGCCCCATGCCAGCCACCGACGCCAGCCAGGCCTTGGGGTTGAGCCATTGCATCAGCGCACCCTGCAAGAGCGAGGGCCCACTTGTGGCACTCTGAGGTTGCAGTCGTCCGTCATCGGCGGCCAGGCGCCAGGCCATGTAGAGCAGAAAGGCCACACCGCCCCACTGAATGCCGCGCAGCAATACCGGGGCGCGTTCCAGCAACTCGTACAGGCCGAGTCCGATCAGCAGCAACAGCAGGGTGAAACCGAGGGTGGCGCCGGCGATGTGTCGGCCGCTGGCACGCAAGCCGAACCGCGCACCGCAGTTCAGCGCTACCAGATTGACCGGCCCGGGCGTGATGGAGGACGCCAGGGCGAAGGCGGCCATCGAGAGATAGAGTTCCATGAGAAGCGGTGCCTGCCTGGATTAGGAAGGCCGCAGGCTACCCGGCGCGGGAGATCGCCTTATTGAAGGAAATTGCCCTGCCTGCGCTACAGATGCTGACTGCCTGGGTACGGCCGCTCTTCCTCCAGCTCACCGTCGCGGCCGATGACTTCGACCGATGCCGTACGCCCCTCCATGAAGGCGTCGAGCGCGCTGTACATCTCGTCCTTGGTGAGGGTGCGCAGCACGGTTTCCTGCGATTGCTGATCTTCCAGCTCCCAGCCCATTTCGGTGGGCCTGACTTGATAGATGTTCATGGTGATTCCTGTGGCGCGAGTAATCCGCTGACGGCGCGGATGGATTGGAGGATGGCTAGCCCGGCTGGCTTGAGCCGTCGCGGCCCTGAATATCCGGGTCGTTTGGCAGCACTTCTGGCTCGTCGGGGTCATCCAGCGGCGATGACTGATCGTCACCACCGGCGGTCTGATCGTCGAAGTCGGGAGCTTCACCGGCGTTCTTTTCGCCGCCATCGGTCATGGTTACATCAGGCTCATCGCCTGCCTGCTGATCATCTGGCTTCATGGTCGCCTCGGCTGTCGCGGGTGGGTGACTGATATCGATTGGAGGCGACAATCCACACGGCGTTCGAATCGCGCTGCACCGGCGGTCCGAAGGTTGCGAAAAGGCCATTCGGCAACGCTTCACGTGGCGCTGACTACTAAAGCTCCAGGGCAGTTCGCCGATACTCCGGAATGTATCGAGCATATGCCCTCCATCCTTTCTGCTCGGTCAGGAGATCCCTTGCAGCAGCCTCGTGCTCGAATCGCCTCGCAACTCGGCTTGGCGCTTGCGCTCATTCTTGCCGTGGTCATCACCGGCAGCACCGTCTTCGCGCTTCGCTCGCTGAGCGCATCCAACCTCAACACCCGGGAGCAGCATCTGGCCAGCGAAGCACGGCTGCTGTCCGATCAGTTGGCGACCTTCCACGGCACCCTGCGCGAGAACACCCAGCGCTTGAGCGGGCTGTTCGAAAAGCGCTTCAGCGATGGCTTGCAGCTCGCCACCGACCAGCGTATCGACGTCGGCGGCGTCATGACGCCAGCGCTCATGCATGAAGGCGCGCCACTGAACAACGATTTCAGCGTGGTCGACGACTTCCGCGAAATGACCGCCGGTGTCGCCACCGTGTTCGCGCGCACGGGCGACGACTTTGTGCGGGTCAGCACCTCGGTCACCAAGCAGGACGGCAGCCGCGCGATCGGCACCCTGCTGGACCGCCAGCACCCGGCGTATCCGCTGCTACTCAGTGGAAAGCAGTACATCGGCCGCGCGTTCCTCTTCGACCGGCACTACATGACCCAGTACACGCCGGTGAAGGACCCTGCCGGCCAGGTGATCGCCGTGCTGTTCGTCGGCTTCGACTACACCGACGCACAACGGATCCAGTTCGACAACCTGGCGCGCTTTCGCATCGGCGAAACCGGCTCGCTCGCGCTGCTCGACGAAAAACGCCAATGGCTGGTCGCGCCGGCCAATCTGCGGCAGGCCGACCAGGCCGCTGCAACGGTAGCCGAGCTGATCAGCCAGAACGGCACGGGCGGCTACTGGAGCGATGCCGACCAGGAAATCTACAGCGTCGCGACCCTCTTCGAAGGCGGCCCCTGGACCGTGCTGGCGAGCATGCCGGCGGCCGAGATACAGCACGTGACCTGGAGCATCGGCGCCCGGCTGGCCATTGGCAACCTGCTGGCGATGATCCTCGCGGTTGCCGCGACCATCTGGCTGCTGCGGCACAAGCTCAAGCCGCTGGCTGCCGTGGTGCAGCAGGCGCAGGCATTGGGTGCGGGCGATCTCAGCGTCCGCCTGGACGTGCACAGCCGCGACGAGATCGGCCAGCTGGCGGACAGCTTCAACCGCATGGGTGACGCGCTGTCGGGCATGGTGTCGCGTATCCGCGGCGCCTCGGGCGAGGTCAGCCAGCGTGCGCAACTGCTGGCCGGGCTTTCCGGCGGCGCCAATGAAGGCATGGAGCAGCAGTCCGGCGAGATCACCAGCATGGCCGGTGCGGTGGAGGAATTCAGCGCCACCTCGCTGAACATCGCCGACAACATGCGCGACACCCAGCGCGTGGCGCGCGCCAATGCCGAGCAGACCCGTGTCGGCCGTGCCGCCATGGACGAGGCATCCGAGGCCCTGGCGCAGATCGCCACGGCATTGAGCGGTACCGCCCGCGTGGTGGAGAGCCTGGACAAGCGCTCGCAGGAGATCGGCAGCATCGTCGGGGTAATCACCGCCATCGCCGAACAGACCAACCTGCTCGCCCTGAACGCGGCCATCGAAGCCGCACGGGCGGGCGAACAGGGTCGCGGGTTCGCCGTGGTCGCCGACGAGGTGCGCAGCCTGGCCTCGCGCACCCGCGAAGCCACCGACCGCATCACCGGCATGATCAGCCAGATCCAGGCCGAAACCGGCAACGCCATGAGCACCATGGAGCGGGGCCAGCGGTTGATGGACGACGGCCTGCAGCGCAACGCCAAGGTGGCCGAGGTGCTCGCCCTGATCGACGACCAGAGCCGCAGTGCCGACGAGCAGTTCAGCGCCATCAGCACCGCCACCCAGGAGCAGAGCAGTACCGCCACACTGCTCAGCAGCAACCTGCAGAGCATCGCACTGACCAACCAGGAGCAGCGCGAGGTGGTCGCCAACCTGGCCGGCACCGCCGGCGAGCTGGACAAGCTGGCAGCCGAACTGCGCACCCAGGTCGAGCGCTTTCGCGCCTAGCCCTGGCAGGCAGCGCTTGTGACGCCGCGCGGGACGGCGTCGCAGGCAGGCGCGACCATCCAACCGATTGCGCTACCCGCTGCGCTCCACCACACTGCCAGCTCACCCAACCGCAGTCGGAGATTCCATGCAGACACTCACCCCACAATCCCGCGCGGCCATTCTCGAAAACCCGGACGCTCTGGAATGCACCCTCTACCGCCCCGACGAATATGACGAGGAAGCGGAAGAGCAGGACCTAGGAGACGCACGCATCGTCATCACCGGCCCCTTCCAGGCGCCGGCCGAATGGGATGCCAAGGATCGCGACGACTACTTCGACGGCACCGCGCCGGAAGCCTTCGTCGTCGCCCGCATCGCCTGTCAGGCGGCACCCGATTCCGGGGTCTATTTCACCGCCGTGCCCGGCGACTATGCCGCGGTCACCGAAAGCCCGGGCAAGATCTCGATGTTCTACGTCTGGGACTGCCTGAACGACGCCGAAGGCCAGTACGTGCTGATCCGCGAGGAAGAAGACGAGGTCTGATCCACGAGGCGACGCCCACCTCACGGCTTCATGCCCCAGAGGTGGGCTCAGCCCGCCGATGCATCGCAGCCAACTGCTGAACCTCCCCTGCAGAGCTGCAGCGCGTACCGACCGCCATCCCTGCTTTGCTGTCTACTGCACACACGCTCACCATCGACACGAGGAACCGCATGCGTTCGCTGATCAGCGCCTGGCAGTCACCGGTTTCGCGGATGAAGCTGGTCGCCGGCCTGCTGCTGTTGCTGGCCGCCCTGCTGTACATCGTCGCGACCCGTTTCGAGACCGTCCACCCGGCCTGGGGCTATGTGGCCTCCTTCGCCGAAGCCGCCATGGTCGGCGCCATCGCCGACTGGTTCGCCGTCACCGCCCTGTTCCGTCACCCGCTCGGCCTGCCGATTCCCCATACGGCGATCATCCCGCGCAGCAAGGCGCGCATCGGCCGCAACCTGTCGAGCTTCATCACCACCCATTTCCTCGCCACGCCGCTGGTGCTCGCCAAGTTGCAGGAGCTGGACCTCGCCTCGCGCCTGGCTGGCTGGCTGCGCCATCCACGCAATGCCGAAGCGGTCGGCCGCCGGCTCACCGGGGTCGCGCATTTCGGCATCGCCGCGCTGCATGACGAGCGCGTGCGCGCCTTTGTCGAAGCCAAGGTGATCGGCCGCCTGCGCAAGTTCGACCTCGCCCCGCCGCTGGCCCAGGCACTGCGCGTGCTGACCAGCCAGGGGCGCCATCAGGCGATGCTCGACGAACTGCTGCTGCGCCTCGACTCGATCATGCAGGACGAACAGACCCGCGCGCTGGTCGCCGACGCCATCAGCCGGGAAATCCGCACCCTGCGCTATCTCGGCCTGAGCCGGCCGGTGAGCGGCTGGTCGGCCAACAAGTTCGTCGACGGCCTGTCCGCGCTGATCGCCGAGATCGCTGCCGACCCCGAACACCTGATCCGCCAGCGCTTCGACGAGCACGTCGGCGAATACATCGAACGCCTGGAACAGGACCCGCACTACGCCCTGGAGGTCGAGCGCATCCTCGCCCAACTGCTGGAACACCCGGCCACCAGCGCCTATTTCGGCAACCTCTGGCAGGAACTCACAGCCTGGCTGGAAAGCGACCTGGCCCGCGACGATTCGCGCATCGGTCGGCGTATCGTCGCGCTCTGCCGCGGTCTCGGCGACGGCCTGGCGGCGGACGAGTCCATGCGCAACTGGATCAACGAGCAACTGCTGGCGGCCACCCCCGGCCTGTTGGAACGCTACCGCGGGCAGATCGGCGCCTATATCGCTCAGCGCGTGGAGAACTGGGAAAGCCGCGAACTGGTCGAGCAGCTGGAACAGAGCGTCGGCAAGGACCTGCAGTACATCCGCATCAACGGCACCCTGGTCGGTGGCCTGGTCGGACTGGTGCTGCATGCGCTGACGCAGCTGGTGGCAGGCTGAAGGGTTCAGGCCCGACGCAGCGGCGCGCCGCTCTGGCTACCAGCCGCCAGCGGCTCATCGCAGCGCAGCGTTGCCGGGCGGCCGACCAGGTACCACAGGCGGTTGGCCAGGTAGTCGGCATCGCGCGGGTCATGGGTCACGCAGATCATCGCCATCCCGGGGTGCCGAACGAGCAGCCGCGCTATCAGGTCGCGCAGTTCGGCGGCGCGCTCGGCATCCAGCGAGGCGAAGGGTTCGTCGAGCAGCAACAGATCCGGCTTGATCGCCAGACAGCGCGCCAGTGCCGCCCTGCGCGCCATGCCCAGCGAGAGCTGATCCGGCAGGCTGTCGGCCGCGCCACCCAGCCCCACCTCGGCCAATAGCCGCTCGATGTCGGCCGGGCTGGCGCCGACCAGTGCCAGGTTCTGCCGCACCGTGCGCCAGGGCAGCAGCCGGTGTTCCTGGAACAGATAGCCGATGCGCAACCCGGCACGCTGCTGCACGCCTGGGCTCAACCGCGGCTCGAGGCCGGCGATGGCGTTGAGCAGCGTAGTCTTGCCGACACCGGAAGGCCCGAGCAGGCAGATGCGATCGCCGGCACACACCCGGCCCTCGATCACACCGAGCACCGGGTGGCCGGCGGCGGGGCCATTCAGGCGCAGCTCAAGCATGGCGCACGCCCGCTTCGCGCCAGGCGGAGGCGCGGCGTTCGAGCGGTTGCAGCAGGGCCAGCTCGATCAGCTGCACCACGGCGATGAACGCCAGGCTGTAGGCGAGGATGCTGGCCACGTCAAACACCTGGAAGGCCATGTGCAGCTGGAAGCCGATGCCGTCGGAACGACCGAGCAGCTCCACCACCAGCACGATCTTCCAGATCAGCGCCAACCCACCGCGGGTGGCCGCCATCAGGTAGGGGAACAGCTGCGGCAGCCAGACGTGGGCGAGGCGCTGCCAGCGGCCGAAGCCGTAGACCCGCGCCATCTGTTCGAGCTTGGGGTCTAGGCTGCGGGCGCCTTCGCGCACCGTCACCGCCACGTTCGGCACCTTGTTGACCACCACCGCCAGCACCGCCGCCGCTTCCACCAGGCCGAACCAGACGTAGAGCAGGATGATGGTGACCAGCGCCGGCAGGTTGAGAAACAGCACCAGCAGCGGATCGAGCAGCGCATTGGCCAGCCGCGAGCGGCCCATCCACACACCGAGCAGCGTGCCCAGCGCCATGGCCAGGGCGAACGCGATCAGCACTCGGCGCAGGGTCACCAGCAGGTGCTCGGGCAGCTCGCCGCTCTGCAGCGCTTGCCAGAAGGTATCGAGCACAGCGGCGGGCGTGGGCAGCAACGGTGTCTGCACCACCAGTGCGATGCCGGCCCAGAGCAGCAGCGCCAAAGGCAGCGCCACCCAGCAGGCCCAGCGCGAGCCGCTCATGGTGCGCTCTGGAACAGCGCGGCCGGCATCAGCCGCGCCGGATCGCTGCCGGTCAGCACCAGCAGCCGCTGCAGGTCGGCGACACGTGCGGCATCCATTGGCTGCGGAATGCCCGCGACGAAGCTGTCGCGCAGCGCGGCGAACACCGCCTCATCCTCGGCGCGCATGAGCGGACGGATCGCCTGCCAGTACGCCGGTTCGCTGGCGAGCTCGTGCTTGCTCTGACGCAGTGCGCTGGCGAAGCGTTGCAGCAACGCTTCGTTGGCCTGCGCCCAGGGTTCGGGAAACAGATAGCCGAGTACCGGCAACTGCGCGTCGAGCTGCAGATCGCCCAGCAGGTCGGCCAGGCCGAAGGCAGTCTGCACCCCACCCTCGCCACGCAGGCGCGCGGAGAAATGCCAGAACGTCAGCAGCGCATCCAGCTGGCCGCGGCGCAGCGCCTGGCCCAGCAGCGGCGGCGCGGCGTACTGCACGCGGGCCTCCCTGGCGAGATCGATGCCCTGCTCCGCCGCGGCGCGTTGCAGCAGCAGCCAGCCGATGCCGTCCGGCCCGCCGGCGACGCCGATGCGCTTGCCGCGCAGATCGGCCAGCGTGCGGATCGTGCTGCCGGCCGGCACCAGCACTTCACCGAGCTGCGAGGAGAACGGCAGGTAGCGATAGCTGCTGCCCGCCGCATGCCGCGTCTGCGCCCAGGGCAGGTCGCTCACCGCACCATCGACACTGCCGCTGGACAATGCCAGGCGCGACGCCGGCACGTCGGCTGCCAGGCGCACCTTCAGTTCGAAGCCGTTGGCGTGGTCCAGCTGACGTCGTTTGAGGTGTTCCAGCTCCCAGTGCGGCGTGCCGAACTGCAGCACGCTCAGGGTGAGCACCGGCAACGCCTCGGCGCGGGCGCACCAGGGCAGCACGGCGATGCTCAGCAGAACGCCGAACCGCAGCCACCTGCTGCAGGCGCTGAAGGCATGCTGTATACGGCGAACGAGGACGAGCGTGGGAGGCATCATGCCCGCAGGGTACGAAGCCCCCCGGCGGGCACGAATTGTACTTTGGTGCCTGTTTGCTGCTGCGATGGTCGCGAAGCGCGCCGGCCGCCGACATGGCCGGCGCCGTGATCAGGCCTGGGTGGCGATGCGTTGCAGCAGGCGCGCCTGCAGCTTCTCCAGCTCCGCCGGATCGGCCTTGCCCGCCGCGTGGATGCCCAGCCCTTCACCGGCGTAGCGCGGCACGATGTGCATGTGGATATGGAACACCGTCTGCCCGGCCGGCGCGCCATTGAACTGGGCGACCTGCACGCCGTCGGGCTCGAGCTCGGCGACGATGGCCCGGGTCAGCTTCTGCACCACCTTGATCACCTTCGCGAGCGCCTCGCTGTCCACGTCGAGGATGTTGCAGGCCGCCGAGCGCTTGGGGATCACCAGCGTGTGGCCGAAGGACTGCGGGAAGAGATCGAGAAAGGCGAGCACGTCGTCGTCCTCGTAGAGCTTGTAGCAGGGGGCGTCGCCGCGAATGATCTGGGCGAAGATGTTCTGCGGATCGTAGGTCGTGGTCAGGGACACCGGGAGTTCTCCGACAAGTGGAAAAGGCAGACCTTAGCACTCTCCAGGCGAGGTGAAACGCTGAACGTTGTGCCAACGGCGAGGCTCTGAGCTTAACCACCCCCCGCGATCCGAGGTCTTCCCGATGCACGTCCGCGCCATCGCCCCGCTTGCCGCCGCAGTCGCACTCTGCCTGTCGTCTGTGACCGCCGTGGCTGCCGAAATCGAACCCGCCGAATTGTTGAAACAGGCGAAAGCCGAACAGCCGGCCTATCTCGAAACCGTCGAGCAGCTGGTAGCCGTGGATACCGGCACCGGCCAGGAAAAGGGTCTGGCCACGGTCAGCCAGATGCTGGTCGAGCGCCTGCAGGCACTGGGGGCCGAGGTGAGCACCCGACCGGCCACGCCCTCGGTAGGGGACAATATCGTCGCCACCTTGCAGGGCAAGGGCAGCAAGAACTTCCTGCTGATGATCCACTACGACACCGTGTTCGCCGAAGGCAGCGCCGCCGAACGCCCGTTCCGCATGGACGGGCAGCGCGCCTACGGGCCGGGTGTCGCCGATGCCAAGGGCGGCGTGGCGATGATCCTGCATGCGCTCAAGCTGCTGCGCGACCAGCAGTTCGACGACTACGGCACGATCACCGTGCTGTTCAATCCGGACGAGGAGATGGGCTCGGCGGGCTCGAAGGCACTGATCGCCGAACTCGCCCGCAAGCATGATTACGTTTTCTCCTACGAACCGCCGGATCGCGACGCGGTAACCACCGCCACCAACGGCATCAACGCCGTGATGCTGGAGGTCAAGGGCAAATCGTCCCACGCAGGCTCCGCACCGGAAGATGGACGCAACGCCATCCTGGAGCTGGCGCACCAGCTGGTGCAGCTCAAGGATCTGGGAGATGCGGACAAGGGCACCACGGTCAGCTGGACCATGATCGACGGCGGCGAGAAGCGCAACATCATTCCCAACAAGGCCAGCGCGGAGGCGGACATGCGTTACTCGGACCTCACCGAGACCGAGCGGGTGCTCGCCGACGGCCAGCGCATCATTCAGAACCGGCTGATCGATGACACCCAGGTCGAACTGCGCATCGACAAGGGTCGCCCGCCGCTGGCGGAGAATTCCGCGTCCAAGCGCCTGGCCGAGACCGCCCAGCGCCTGTACAGCGAGATCGACCAGCGCATCGAACCCATCGCCATGCGATTCGGCACCGATGCCGGCTATGCCTATGTACCCGGCAGCGAAAAGCCGGCCGTGCTGGAAACCATGGGCGTGGT harbors:
- a CDS encoding HIT family protein, which codes for MSLTTTYDPQNIFAQIIRGDAPCYKLYEDDDVLAFLDLFPQSFGHTLVIPKRSAACNILDVDSEALAKVIKVVQKLTRAIVAELEPDGVQVAQFNGAPAGQTVFHIHMHIVPRYAGEGLGIHAAGKADPAELEKLQARLLQRIATQA
- a CDS encoding ABC transporter ATP-binding protein, whose product is MLELRLNGPAAGHPVLGVIEGRVCAGDRICLLGPSGVGKTTLLNAIAGLEPRLSPGVQQRAGLRIGYLFQEHRLLPWRTVRQNLALVGASPADIERLLAEVGLGGAADSLPDQLSLGMARRAALARCLAIKPDLLLLDEPFASLDAERAAELRDLIARLLVRHPGMAMICVTHDPRDADYLANRLWYLVGRPATLRCDEPLAAGSQSGAPLRRA
- a CDS encoding AraC family transcriptional regulator, which translates into the protein MNNPDDDQPRFWRDDALPFLEARAVADGRKVCYAAHCHETFSIGAITAGASTYFNGDARARISRGTLVLINPQTVHACNPIDGQPWSYLMFYVDAHWLGALQHELGASSDGRFVPYAAIQSVDPRLFGALTQLHACLTDPQGETLHKQSLAVEFFTQLQQTLAPAPHGATSEPLRQLRLAAEYIAEHCTQALRLEDICQAAGLSPSYLIRAFKQHYGMTPHAYLLNRRIQRSQHWLRQGRELAEVALAAGFADQAHFQRTFKRQLAATPGQYRDRVARAARH
- a CDS encoding methyl-accepting chemotaxis protein — its product is MPSILSARSGDPLQQPRARIASQLGLALALILAVVITGSTVFALRSLSASNLNTREQHLASEARLLSDQLATFHGTLRENTQRLSGLFEKRFSDGLQLATDQRIDVGGVMTPALMHEGAPLNNDFSVVDDFREMTAGVATVFARTGDDFVRVSTSVTKQDGSRAIGTLLDRQHPAYPLLLSGKQYIGRAFLFDRHYMTQYTPVKDPAGQVIAVLFVGFDYTDAQRIQFDNLARFRIGETGSLALLDEKRQWLVAPANLRQADQAAATVAELISQNGTGGYWSDADQEIYSVATLFEGGPWTVLASMPAAEIQHVTWSIGARLAIGNLLAMILAVAATIWLLRHKLKPLAAVVQQAQALGAGDLSVRLDVHSRDEIGQLADSFNRMGDALSGMVSRIRGASGEVSQRAQLLAGLSGGANEGMEQQSGEITSMAGAVEEFSATSLNIADNMRDTQRVARANAEQTRVGRAAMDEASEALAQIATALSGTARVVESLDKRSQEIGSIVGVITAIAEQTNLLALNAAIEAARAGEQGRGFAVVADEVRSLASRTREATDRITGMISQIQAETGNAMSTMERGQRLMDDGLQRNAKVAEVLALIDDQSRSADEQFSAISTATQEQSSTATLLSSNLQSIALTNQEQREVVANLAGTAGELDKLAAELRTQVERFRA
- a CDS encoding ABC transporter permease, with protein sequence MSGSRWACWVALPLALLLWAGIALVVQTPLLPTPAAVLDTFWQALQSGELPEHLLVTLRRVLIAFALAMALGTLLGVWMGRSRLANALLDPLLVLFLNLPALVTIILLYVWFGLVEAAAVLAVVVNKVPNVAVTVREGARSLDPKLEQMARVYGFGRWQRLAHVWLPQLFPYLMAATRGGLALIWKIVLVVELLGRSDGIGFQLHMAFQVFDVASILAYSLAFIAVVQLIELALLQPLERRASAWREAGVRHA
- a CDS encoding LysE family translocator, with the protein product MELYLSMAAFALASSITPGPVNLVALNCGARFGLRASGRHIAGATLGFTLLLLLIGLGLYELLERAPVLLRGIQWGGVAFLLYMAWRLAADDGRLQPQSATSGPSLLQGALMQWLNPKAWLASVAGMGLFAANGDVLRIWLFAGLYFLICYASIACWAGAGALLGRYLQEPARVRWLNRSMALLLAASALYLLLG
- a CDS encoding M20/M25/M40 family metallo-hydrolase; translation: MHVRAIAPLAAAVALCLSSVTAVAAEIEPAELLKQAKAEQPAYLETVEQLVAVDTGTGQEKGLATVSQMLVERLQALGAEVSTRPATPSVGDNIVATLQGKGSKNFLLMIHYDTVFAEGSAAERPFRMDGQRAYGPGVADAKGGVAMILHALKLLRDQQFDDYGTITVLFNPDEEMGSAGSKALIAELARKHDYVFSYEPPDRDAVTTATNGINAVMLEVKGKSSHAGSAPEDGRNAILELAHQLVQLKDLGDADKGTTVSWTMIDGGEKRNIIPNKASAEADMRYSDLTETERVLADGQRIIQNRLIDDTQVELRIDKGRPPLAENSASKRLAETAQRLYSEIDQRIEPIAMRFGTDAGYAYVPGSEKPAVLETMGVVGAGLHSEDEYIELASIAPRLYLTTAMIRALSTDAP
- a CDS encoding ABC transporter substrate-binding protein, translating into MMPPTLVLVRRIQHAFSACSRWLRFGVLLSIAVLPWCARAEALPVLTLSVLQFGTPHWELEHLKRRQLDHANGFELKVRLAADVPASRLALSSGSVDGAVSDLPWAQTRHAAGSSYRYLPFSSQLGEVLVPAGSTIRTLADLRGKRIGVAGGPDGIGWLLLQRAAAEQGIDLAREARVQYAAPPLLGQALRRGQLDALLTFWHFSARLRGEGGVQTAFGLADLLGDLQLDAQLPVLGYLFPEPWAQANEALLQRFASALRQSKHELASEPAYWQAIRPLMRAEDEAVFAALRDSFVAGIPQPMDAARVADLQRLLVLTGSDPARLMPAALFQSAP
- a CDS encoding DUF445 domain-containing protein — translated: MRSLISAWQSPVSRMKLVAGLLLLLAALLYIVATRFETVHPAWGYVASFAEAAMVGAIADWFAVTALFRHPLGLPIPHTAIIPRSKARIGRNLSSFITTHFLATPLVLAKLQELDLASRLAGWLRHPRNAEAVGRRLTGVAHFGIAALHDERVRAFVEAKVIGRLRKFDLAPPLAQALRVLTSQGRHQAMLDELLLRLDSIMQDEQTRALVADAISREIRTLRYLGLSRPVSGWSANKFVDGLSALIAEIAADPEHLIRQRFDEHVGEYIERLEQDPHYALEVERILAQLLEHPATSAYFGNLWQELTAWLESDLARDDSRIGRRIVALCRGLGDGLAADESMRNWINEQLLAATPGLLERYRGQIGAYIAQRVENWESRELVEQLEQSVGKDLQYIRINGTLVGGLVGLVLHALTQLVAG